Proteins encoded together in one Streptomyces roseifaciens window:
- a CDS encoding VOC family protein, with protein MILKTYSRVLTPNMDAALAVLGELVGAEPDLRVRFRRFDIAFTGGFCVLSGPQEAMDRYRGTVGPVIVDDLDETRETVLRHGAELTMPPFEGPAGMVFLARHPGGVEYEYLQFTPELGKAVLGEEHTP; from the coding sequence GTGATCCTCAAAACCTACTCCCGTGTACTCACCCCCAACATGGACGCCGCCTTGGCGGTCCTCGGCGAACTGGTCGGTGCCGAGCCTGACCTGCGGGTGCGGTTCCGCCGCTTCGACATCGCCTTCACCGGCGGCTTCTGCGTGTTGTCCGGGCCCCAGGAGGCGATGGACCGCTACCGCGGCACGGTCGGCCCGGTGATCGTCGACGACCTCGACGAGACCCGGGAGACGGTGCTGCGCCACGGCGCCGAGCTGACGATGCCGCCCTTCGAGGGCCCCGCCGGAATGGTCTTCCTGGCCCGCCACCCGGGCGGCGTCGAGTACGAATACCTTCAGTTCACGCCCGAACTGGGCAAGGCCGTTCTCGGAGAGGAGCACACCCCCTGA